CATCATGAGCAGGATGGCGTACTGGCAGACGTTCCAGTTGTTGGCCGCGAGCACGTCCTGGCTTCGCTGCATGAGGAGCATGTTGAGCGTCGGGCGGTCCTGTCCTGGGTCCTGGGTGACGTTGTACGTCACGCTGTAGGCGCAGGGGTAGAGGTGCATCTCGTGGAGGTCCGCGAAGGTGTACATGTTGGTCATGATGCGGCGCGAGTAGGGCGTGTGCTCGAGGTCATAGAGCACACGGTCCATCTGGTCGAAGTCGCCCTCGGGATAGTGCGAGCGCTGGGCGATCTGGTAGCCGTAGGCCTTGCCGATGCTTCCGGTCTCGTCGGCCCACTCGTCCCAGATGTGGCTGTTGAGGTCATGCACGTCGTTGGACTTCCGCTGGTAGATCCAGAGGATCTCGTCCATGCAGCTCTTGAGGGCCGTGCGACGTAGTGTGAGCGCAGGGAACTCCTCGCGAAGGTCGTAGCGGTTGGTGACGCCGAACCGCTTGATGGTGTAGGCAGGGGTGCCGTCCTCCCAATGGGGGCGGACCTTCTGGCCCTCGGTGGTGGTGCCATGGTCGATGATGTCATGGCACATGTCGCAGAACAGGTCGTCAGCCTTGCTCATGGCGCTTCCCATCTGATCGAGGCGTTATTGATGCCGCCTATTTCTGTGCCGAGAGGGACAGGGCCTCGACGAGCGCCTCGCCGGATGCGGTGGCGTCGGTGTTCGTCTGCTCGTCGGCGGTGTAGAGGTCTCCGACGGTCTTGCCGTCAGGGGACTGCGTCATGGCGATGATGCTCGAGATGGTGGCCCAGCGGTCGACGGCCTTCTCTTGCGCGTCCGTGAGGCTGGTCGTGATGGCACTCGCGTATGAGCCGGAGACGTTGCTCGGGACCTGGATGGCCTTGAGGTCGGCGGTGGCCTGCTCGGCGACCTGTGCGGCCGATGCCAGCTCGCTGTTCACGGTGTCGGTGTCGTCGCCGGCCTTCGCCGCGGCGTTGAGGTGGCTCGCGACGGCGGTGTCAGCCTCGTCGTCGACCGAGACGAGCGACCTCACGTAGGTCGACACGTTGGAGGTGGCGCCGGAGTAGTCGGTGGCCGCGACCTCGCTCGAGATGTCATAGGTATAGAGGTAGAGGTCGTAGTAGAGCGCGTTCTCCTGCGTGAGGGACTCCTTGGTCACGTCGGCACCCTGGCCTGTGCTCGAGTCACCGCCGAGAAGGTCCTCGAGCGAGCCGGTGTCCGGTTCGGACTCAGATCCATAGCCATAGCCATAGCCGTCGCCATAGTCGTTGCTCGAGCTGCTGCCGTACTCGCTGCCGAGCATCGCGCCGAAGACCGCCGAGACGCAGCTCGAGATGCCCGAGGCGAGCAGCAGGCAGGCGGCGATGACGGCGACCACGATGACGTAGGCGGCATAGCCGCTCCTGTTGTGCTCGGAGTCGGTGGTGGCGCTGGCGGTCTCGATGACCTCCTCCTGGGCGTCAGGGGAGTCGGGCTGGCCAGCGGTAGGCTGGCCCTGGGGGTTCGTGGGGATGTTCTCGTCCATCAATGAGGTCCTCTCTCGGGCGATGTGCTGCCCTGATTCTAGCCGACTCGTCGTGGGTACGTGTGAAGCATCGGAGACGTGCGCTTCTTCGGGAGCCTGACGAGCATCTGAAATTGATTGGTACCAGCGGTCGGTTCTTCTCGGTGAGCGGTAGTCTACGGTTTTCTGGTCATGTCCCTCGAGGGGTTCGGCTAACATGCAATGCGTTGCAAGGCTGTTACTCCTCGGAGGCACCACTTGCGCAGGTCGTCGGTTCTCGTCGTCTGCTGCGCTGGGTCTCGGAGGTTTTTTCATGCGCATCGTCAAGAAGATCAACAACAACGTGGCGCTCGCGCAGGATGCGTCGGGCGAGGACGTCATCGTCTTCGGCAAGGGCATCGGCTTCCCGGCCGTGCCCTATGACCTCGATGACGAGACACGTGTCGAGCGGACCTTCTTTGACGTCGACGAGTCCGTGGCCTCTGCGGTCCAAGGCGTCCGCGATGACGTCCTCCTGGCCTCCTCCGACATCGTGGACCTGGCACGGATGGAGCTCGGCAAGCTCAACGGCAACATCGTCTTCACGCTTGCCGACCACCTCCAGTTCGCCACCGAGCGCACCACGCAGGACATCCAGATCGATAACCCGCTCTCGTGCGAGGTCGCCTACGTCTACCCCCGCGAGACCGAGCTGGGTACCAAGGCCCTGGGCATCTTCAAGAGCCGCACCGGCGTGGAGCTTCCCAAGAGCGAGGCCTGCTCGATCGCCCTGCATATCGTGAACGCCGAGGCAGACGAGGGCAGCACCGGGGACATGCACCTCGTGATGGAGAGCGCCCGCATCATCGAGAAGGTCACGACCATCCTCGAGCACGAGCTCGGCCTCGAGCTCGACCGCTCCTCCTACGCCTACGTCCGCTTCGTGGCGCACCTGCGCTACCTGCTGGGGCGCCTCATGAACGACGAGCCCATGCAGACCAAGAACAGGTCGCTCTTCACGCAGGCCGCCAAGGACTTCCCTGTTGCCTACCGCTGTGCCTATGCCATCGAGAAGCACCTCGAGGCCGAGCATGGCTGGCATTGCTCCGACGAGGAGCTGCTCTACCTCATGATGCACGTCAACCGCCTGGCTGCTGCCTCGTCGCCGCAGCCCTAGTACCTGGTCTTGCGCGTCCCAGGCGCCGGGACGCACCAGATAGCACGACCTCATGCACCTCACCACAGAAGAAGCACCTCACCAAGGGAGGAAACGATGGCTGGAAAGTACGATGCGCTCGCGCGCACCATCATCCAGAACGTCGGCGGCAAGGAGAACATCATCTCCGTCGCCCACTGCATCACCCGTCTTCGCTTCAAGCTCAAGGACGAGAGCAAGGCCAACACCGACATCCTCGAGCAGACGCAAGGCGTCATCAAGGTCATGGTCACCAACGGCCAGTACCAGGTCGTCGTGGGCCAGGCCGTGGACAACATCTATGACGCCGTCCTCGCGGTGGGTCACATCACCCCGGGAGGCACCGTCGACGTCGACGGCAACCCTGTCGATGACGACGGCGGCTCCGGCGAGAAGAAGGGCATCGCTGCGAAGCTGATCGACATCATCTCCGGCATCATTGCCCCCACGCTCGGCATGCTCTCTGCCGCAGGCATCCTCAAGGGCATCTGCGCCCTCTGCACCTTCATGGGCTGGCTCTCCACCACCGACGGCGCCTACATGATCATGTACGCCATGGGCGACGGCTTCTTCTACTTCCTTCCTATCGTTCTCGGCTACACCGCCGCAAAGAAGTTCAAGTGCTCCGAGTTCGTCGGCATGGGCATCGGCATCGCCCTCGTCTATCCCACGATGGTCGCCCTGACG
This genomic stretch from Atopobiaceae bacterium harbors:
- the thyA gene encoding thymidylate synthase; amino-acid sequence: MSKADDLFCDMCHDIIDHGTTTEGQKVRPHWEDGTPAYTIKRFGVTNRYDLREEFPALTLRRTALKSCMDEILWIYQRKSNDVHDLNSHIWDEWADETGSIGKAYGYQIAQRSHYPEGDFDQMDRVLYDLEHTPYSRRIMTNMYTFADLHEMHLYPCAYSVTYNVTQDPGQDRPTLNMLLMQRSQDVLAANNWNVCQYAILLMMVAQVEGMIAGELLHVISDAHIYDRHVDIVRELISRPHLPAPTVRLDPDVHDFYDFTTDDLIVEDYQHGPQVKGIPIAV
- a CDS encoding PRD domain-containing protein, whose amino-acid sequence is MRIVKKINNNVALAQDASGEDVIVFGKGIGFPAVPYDLDDETRVERTFFDVDESVASAVQGVRDDVLLASSDIVDLARMELGKLNGNIVFTLADHLQFATERTTQDIQIDNPLSCEVAYVYPRETELGTKALGIFKSRTGVELPKSEACSIALHIVNAEADEGSTGDMHLVMESARIIEKVTTILEHELGLELDRSSYAYVRFVAHLRYLLGRLMNDEPMQTKNRSLFTQAAKDFPVAYRCAYAIEKHLEAEHGWHCSDEELLYLMMHVNRLAAASSPQP